A window of the Tachyglossus aculeatus isolate mTacAcu1 chromosome 2, mTacAcu1.pri, whole genome shotgun sequence genome harbors these coding sequences:
- the ETFRF1 gene encoding electron transfer flavoprotein regulatory factor 1, whose product MNMANPLRGEVLTLYKNLLYLGRDYPKGAAYFRARLKAAFLKNRDVSDPEKIKALIARGEFVTKELEALYFLRKYRAMKQRYYTEEDGKK is encoded by the exons ATGAATATGGCCAACCCTTTGAGAGGAGAAGTATTGACTCTTTATAAGAAC CTGCTGTATCTCGGGAGAGACTATCCGAAAGGAGCAGCCTATTTTAGAGCTCGCCTGAAGGCCGCCTTTCTCAAAAACAGAGATGTGAGCGACCCAGAGAAGATCAAAGCGCTTATCGCCCGAGGAGAATTTGTCACAAAGGAGCTCGAAGCCCTGTACTTTCTGAGAAAATACCGAGCCATGAAACAGCGCTACTACACAGAAGAGGACGGAAAAAAGTAA